One part of the Tolypothrix sp. NIES-4075 genome encodes these proteins:
- a CDS encoding glycosyltransferase family 2 protein, producing the protein MHLQPLELEITENRQSISIIVPCFNESEGIESLKKKLMPVLTKLRLTRSVEVILVDDGSTDDTFFKLEQYFGQIAQIIRHPKNKGLSAAIQTGLVYSINDIVCTIDSDCTYDPQQLISLLDLMRADVDIVTASPYHPKGHVKNVPSWRLFLSKGLSLLYRLVLPQKLYTYTAMFRAYRREVLETVPITYPGFLGLVEILAEAMLRGYKVVEYPAELSSRIFGQSKLRVARVIWNHLKYISKLISRQIFQHKKAKNMQYYKYTKNDL; encoded by the coding sequence ATGCATTTACAACCTTTAGAGTTGGAAATAACAGAAAATAGACAATCGATAAGCATTATAGTTCCCTGCTTTAATGAGTCTGAAGGAATTGAGTCTTTAAAGAAAAAACTAATGCCAGTATTGACAAAGCTGCGCTTAACTAGGTCAGTGGAAGTTATTTTAGTTGACGATGGTAGTACAGACGATACTTTTTTCAAGTTAGAGCAATATTTTGGACAAATTGCCCAAATAATCCGCCATCCGAAAAACAAAGGTCTCTCGGCAGCCATACAAACAGGATTAGTGTACTCTATAAATGATATTGTTTGCACAATCGATAGTGATTGCACTTACGATCCCCAACAGTTGATTTCGCTTTTAGATTTGATGCGTGCTGATGTTGATATTGTCACGGCTTCTCCATATCATCCCAAAGGTCATGTAAAAAATGTTCCGAGTTGGCGTCTGTTTCTCAGTAAAGGGTTGTCACTGCTTTACAGACTTGTATTGCCACAAAAGCTCTATACCTATACAGCTATGTTTAGAGCATATCGTCGTGAAGTTCTAGAGACAGTACCAATTACTTATCCAGGCTTTCTCGGTCTTGTAGAAATTTTAGCTGAAGCGATGTTGCGCGGATATAAGGTTGTCGAGTATCCAGCCGAATTAAGCAGTCGGATTTTTGGGCAATCGAAGTTACGTGTAGCTAGAGTTATTTGGAATCACTTAAAGTATATTAGTAAGCTGATCAGCCGACAAATCTTTCAACATAAAAAAGCCAAAAATATGCAATATTATAAGTATACTAAAAATGACTTATGA
- a CDS encoding N,N-dimethylformamidase beta subunit family domain-containing protein — MVSIFTTQQPNNGNATDGVEYELGMKFRSAQNGQIVAIRFWKAPSESGTHVGKIWSTSNTLLASITFANETASGWQQQALSSPLTISANTTYVVSVNTANTYFPITVQGLASSVVNGNVSSVADGSNGVYGNVNAMPTNSYNSSNYFRDIVFTAQVTASITKVSGDNQQGAVGTALPNPLVVQVKNGSGNPQVGVTVNFTVTNGGGTVSPTSAVTDANGKASTVLTLGTTPATNNTVSATAANIGTVIFSALAEPTNPNPIYLENKKPGTTNWKITNQSTSNEIVGYATASSVNKGGSLPIKVSLAQPGQFTIDIYRLGYYQGNGGRLIVSSGSLSGITQPALTLTDSATKLYEATNWSTSYTVAVGNDWTSGLYIAKLTEQATGKQSQVWFVVRDDSRNSDIIFQSSFTTYFAYNNTGGYSIYAYQSVGGQRGYKVSSDRPLSMTTFGWDHYNQMTLWERNMVRWLESQSYDVSYITNIDFQTNSQILQGHKVFLSVGHDEYWSLEQRNAVEQARSSKINLAFFSSNTAYWRVRFENSNGGQANRVMVCYKDTTDPVAPTNKWRSTQNNRPENALLGIMYTGDRDDLYYTWGDPNGSTNSYSGYDFVVANSSDPYYANTNLTNGSKLTQLIAFEWDSIVNNGAAPSGLVILGQSSVSPTNVDEDLPAGTNTQVSHAVRYTAASGAKVFSTGSNQWMWGLDSDRITPPREDNRVKQIAVNVFADMGAKPQTPGAGIIVP; from the coding sequence ATGGTTAGCATCTTTACAACTCAACAGCCAAATAATGGCAACGCCACCGATGGTGTGGAATATGAACTCGGAATGAAGTTCCGAAGCGCCCAGAATGGTCAGATTGTCGCGATTCGCTTTTGGAAAGCGCCTAGCGAGAGTGGCACTCATGTTGGCAAAATCTGGTCAACATCAAATACTCTTTTGGCAAGTATAACTTTCGCCAACGAGACGGCTTCGGGTTGGCAGCAGCAGGCTCTGTCTTCTCCGCTGACAATAAGCGCTAATACTACTTATGTGGTAAGCGTTAACACAGCCAATACCTATTTCCCGATTACCGTTCAAGGGTTGGCAAGCTCGGTGGTGAATGGAAATGTGAGTTCAGTTGCTGATGGTTCAAATGGAGTGTACGGCAATGTGAATGCAATGCCTACTAATTCCTACAATAGTTCCAACTATTTCCGCGACATTGTATTTACTGCTCAAGTGACTGCTAGTATCACTAAAGTCAGTGGTGATAATCAACAGGGAGCAGTAGGAACTGCCTTACCCAACCCATTGGTTGTCCAAGTTAAAAACGGTTCTGGCAATCCACAAGTGGGAGTTACAGTTAACTTTACAGTTACTAATGGCGGAGGAACTGTTTCACCCACCAGTGCCGTAACTGATGCCAACGGTAAGGCAAGCACGGTGCTGACTTTGGGAACAACTCCTGCAACAAATAATACCGTGAGTGCAACAGCTGCCAACATTGGCACGGTTATTTTCAGTGCCTTAGCCGAACCAACGAACCCTAATCCTATTTATCTAGAAAACAAAAAACCGGGCACTACAAACTGGAAAATCACCAACCAGTCAACTAGTAATGAAATTGTCGGCTATGCCACAGCAAGTAGCGTAAATAAAGGCGGTTCGCTGCCAATCAAGGTTTCCCTAGCACAGCCCGGACAATTTACAATCGATATCTACCGCTTGGGCTATTACCAAGGTAATGGAGGACGACTGATAGTTAGCAGCGGATCGCTCAGTGGCATCACCCAACCTGCCTTGACACTTACAGACTCAGCTACCAAGCTATATGAAGCTACGAATTGGTCAACCTCCTATACTGTTGCTGTAGGCAATGACTGGACGAGCGGGCTGTATATTGCCAAATTAACAGAACAGGCAACAGGTAAGCAGTCACAAGTGTGGTTTGTTGTCCGCGATGACAGCAGAAACTCAGATATTATTTTCCAAAGCAGCTTTACTACCTACTTTGCATACAACAACACTGGTGGTTACAGCATTTACGCGTATCAGAGTGTCGGCGGTCAAAGAGGATACAAGGTTTCTAGCGATCGCCCGCTGTCAATGACTACCTTTGGATGGGATCACTACAACCAAATGACTCTTTGGGAACGCAATATGGTGCGTTGGTTGGAGTCTCAAAGTTATGACGTTTCTTATATCACAAATATCGACTTTCAGACCAACTCGCAAATATTACAGGGGCACAAAGTATTTTTATCAGTTGGTCATGACGAGTACTGGTCGTTAGAACAACGCAATGCTGTTGAACAAGCCCGCAGTTCTAAAATCAACTTGGCGTTTTTCTCATCCAATACAGCCTATTGGCGGGTGCGCTTTGAAAATTCAAATGGAGGGCAAGCCAACCGAGTCATGGTGTGTTACAAAGACACGACAGATCCGGTTGCGCCGACAAACAAGTGGAGAAGTACCCAGAACAACCGACCAGAAAACGCATTGCTGGGAATTATGTACACAGGCGATCGCGATGACTTGTATTACACTTGGGGCGATCCTAACGGCAGCACCAATAGCTACAGTGGCTACGACTTTGTAGTTGCTAATAGTTCAGACCCATATTACGCCAACACCAATCTGACCAACGGTAGCAAATTGACTCAGTTGATCGCCTTTGAGTGGGATTCGATTGTCAACAACGGTGCGGCTCCAAGTGGTTTGGTGATTCTGGGACAGTCCTCAGTTAGCCCAACTAATGTGGATGAGGATTTGCCCGCTGGAACTAATACACAAGTATCTCATGCAGTCCGCTACACCGCCGCCAGTGGAGCCAAAGTATTTTCCACCGGCTCCAATCAGTGGATGTGGGGATTAGATAGCGATCGCATCACTCCACCCAGAGAAGATAACCGCGTTAAACAAATTGCTGTCAACGTGTTTGCAGATATGGGAGCTAAACCTCAGACTCCAGGAGCTGGCATAATTGTCCCTTAA
- the wecB gene encoding non-hydrolyzing UDP-N-acetylglucosamine 2-epimerase — protein MKIVTILGARPQFIKASVVSSAFQRAGINEIIIHTGQHFDSLMSDIFFQDLDLPQPQYHLNIHSLNHSAMTGRMMEKIEELLDDKPDWMCVYGDTNSTLAGALVAAKLHIPIAHIEAGLRSFNRQMPEEVNRVVTDHLAQLLFAPTTLAVQCLENEGISQGVHLVGDVMMDAILQYQAKAKQTSDILARHQLSLNEFYLATVHRPSNTDDRVRLSYILDSFTKLDRPVVFPIHPRTQAQIHKMELSHYLTADSIVAIPPVSYLDMLALLSACRCIITDSGGIQKEAYIFGRPCFTLRNETEWKETVDIGWNQLVQPENLSESIANFTRPSECPKLYGNGDAATQITQILLNL, from the coding sequence ATGAAAATCGTTACTATATTGGGTGCAAGACCACAATTTATTAAAGCATCTGTAGTCAGTTCTGCTTTTCAACGTGCTGGAATAAATGAAATTATTATTCATACAGGGCAGCACTTTGATTCATTAATGTCCGATATATTTTTTCAAGATTTAGACTTGCCTCAGCCCCAATATCACTTAAACATTCATAGCCTGAATCATTCAGCAATGACAGGTAGAATGATGGAGAAAATAGAGGAATTACTTGATGATAAACCTGATTGGATGTGCGTTTACGGAGATACGAATTCAACATTAGCAGGTGCTTTGGTTGCTGCAAAGCTGCATATACCAATTGCACATATAGAAGCTGGACTGCGAAGCTTTAATCGGCAAATGCCTGAAGAAGTTAATCGGGTTGTAACCGATCATCTTGCACAACTTCTTTTTGCTCCGACAACTTTGGCAGTTCAATGTCTTGAAAACGAGGGGATTTCTCAAGGAGTCCACTTAGTTGGAGACGTAATGATGGATGCTATTTTGCAGTATCAAGCTAAAGCAAAGCAAACATCTGATATTCTCGCAAGACATCAGTTGAGCCTGAATGAATTTTACCTTGCTACTGTTCACCGACCCAGCAATACAGACGATCGCGTGCGTCTGAGTTATATCCTCGACAGTTTCACGAAACTGGATCGTCCGGTTGTTTTTCCGATCCATCCTCGAACCCAAGCTCAAATTCACAAAATGGAATTGAGTCATTATCTAACTGCTGACTCAATAGTAGCGATACCACCAGTTAGTTATCTTGATATGCTAGCACTCTTAAGTGCTTGCCGTTGTATAATTACCGATTCTGGAGGTATACAAAAAGAAGCTTATATTTTTGGGCGTCCCTGCTTTACTCTGCGAAATGAAACTGAATGGAAAGAGACTGTAGATATCGGCTGGAATCAACTGGTACAACCGGAAAATTTAAGTGAATCGATTGCAAACTTCACGCGACCATCTGAATGCCCTAAACTTTATGGAAATGGTGATGCAGCAACCCAAATTACTCAAATACTACTTAACTTATAA